One segment of Comamonas thiooxydans DNA contains the following:
- a CDS encoding AAA family ATPase encodes MKILKLRLKNLNSLKGEWNIDFTAAPFADNGLFAITGPTGAGKSTLLDAICLALYHQTPRLDSISGSNDIMTRHTGECEAEVEFEVKGVAYRAFWSQRRARGKPDAALQAPRVELALVADGSILTTHVKDKTRRIAEITGLDFARFTKSMLLAQGGFAAFLQATANERAELLEELTGTDIYGRISESVFARARDARQAVEKQQAQAQGMQLLDAGTREQLLSQAALLQTGLTDLQARHQQLQTVQRWQAQTMQAMEDVEQARNAQANAQQALSDAAHDLLRLQAHGPAQAIQPVHQRWQLAQDQQSEQTAQLQQLHTQRLQAQSAQWQQHQQARQLADAQLQQSRLQLQSAQARQADLTAWQQAHASHALLGENLSGWREQLQQAQQLQQQAAQTKAQAMQLQQVALQLQQQAEAQTQQSTQSTLQVSLIQQQQQAAEQALQQQLVTHGSLPQLRSHWQNAERQLHHWQQLQEHAALRQPLDAQQQRNAQALNAVGSRIQEQLAQRDALRAQYKALKDKVSDKQALLDQERLIQSLQDHRAALHPGEACPLCGSQDHPAITEYAALDVSATAAALQQAQSALESLQRQGEQLNTALATAQGQQQQQQEQHQTIAQQIEKWLARWAELRAQSMVPPDEAAWQQPDALRTACAEAMQQIAQLQQNLADAETAERQLQQAKDACQAALQHQQQIEHAQASTRQALQSNLSQQEQTAQALQALEQQTGDLQTRLQHTLQKAGHALPEGPDTADWLAARQQEWQQWQRQQQSMQTLAQQIDLLQRQVAQAAEDAEHWQQRSQALPDMSADATAYTVPAAATLQDCKTLLEQTAQQLATLQGQASQAQATLEQLQQSTRQAQAEWQQALQASPFSDEAQYSSALLSDAEQQGLQAMSNQLQGAAQRAATLQADASQRLAELQAQALSAETPESISDQITQLETERTQQAEQLGAHRARLADDDQRRAGQQALLARIAEQEQDSDLWQHLDSLIGSARGDKFRKFAQGLTLDHLLHLANRHLERLHGRYLLRRKPTGELELDIVDGWQGDVARDTRTLSGGEAFLVSLALALALSDLVSSKTSIDSLFLDEGFGTLDGDTLEIALAALDALNASGKMIGVISHVEALKERIPAQIRVEKAAGIGYSRLVI; translated from the coding sequence TTTGCCGACAACGGCCTGTTTGCCATCACCGGCCCCACGGGTGCAGGCAAGTCCACGCTGCTCGATGCCATCTGCCTGGCGCTCTATCACCAGACGCCTCGGCTCGACAGCATCAGCGGCAGCAACGACATCATGACGCGCCACACCGGCGAATGCGAAGCCGAGGTGGAGTTCGAGGTCAAAGGCGTGGCCTACCGCGCCTTCTGGAGCCAGCGCCGCGCGCGCGGCAAACCCGACGCAGCCCTGCAAGCTCCCAGGGTGGAGCTGGCACTGGTGGCGGACGGCAGCATACTCACCACCCACGTCAAGGACAAAACCCGGCGCATCGCCGAGATCACCGGACTGGACTTTGCGCGCTTTACCAAGTCCATGCTGCTGGCCCAGGGAGGCTTTGCCGCCTTCCTGCAGGCCACGGCCAATGAGCGCGCCGAGTTGCTCGAAGAGCTGACCGGCACCGATATCTACGGCCGCATCTCGGAGAGCGTCTTTGCACGCGCGCGCGACGCGCGTCAGGCCGTGGAAAAGCAGCAGGCCCAGGCCCAGGGCATGCAGTTGCTGGATGCCGGCACGCGCGAGCAGTTGCTGTCCCAAGCCGCACTGTTGCAGACCGGCTTGACGGATCTGCAGGCACGCCACCAGCAACTGCAAACCGTGCAGCGCTGGCAGGCACAGACCATGCAGGCCATGGAGGACGTGGAACAGGCGCGCAATGCACAAGCGAACGCCCAGCAAGCGCTGAGTGATGCCGCCCACGATCTGCTGCGCCTGCAGGCCCATGGACCTGCTCAGGCAATCCAGCCCGTGCATCAGCGCTGGCAGCTGGCACAAGACCAGCAAAGCGAACAGACTGCGCAATTGCAGCAACTGCATACCCAGCGGCTGCAAGCCCAAAGCGCGCAATGGCAGCAACACCAACAGGCCCGGCAATTGGCTGACGCTCAGCTGCAGCAGTCAAGGCTGCAACTTCAGTCTGCACAGGCCCGGCAGGCCGACTTGACGGCATGGCAGCAAGCCCATGCCAGCCACGCCCTGCTGGGTGAAAACCTCAGCGGCTGGCGCGAACAGCTGCAGCAAGCGCAGCAACTGCAGCAGCAAGCTGCCCAGACAAAAGCGCAGGCCATGCAGTTGCAGCAAGTCGCCCTGCAGCTGCAGCAGCAAGCCGAGGCACAGACGCAGCAATCCACGCAGTCGACACTGCAAGTCTCCCTGATTCAGCAACAGCAACAGGCCGCAGAGCAAGCCCTGCAGCAGCAGTTGGTCACGCACGGCAGCCTGCCTCAGTTGCGCAGCCACTGGCAAAACGCAGAGCGCCAGTTGCATCACTGGCAGCAGTTGCAGGAGCATGCCGCGCTGCGCCAGCCCCTGGACGCGCAGCAGCAGCGCAATGCGCAGGCCTTGAACGCCGTTGGTTCCCGCATTCAGGAACAGCTTGCACAACGCGATGCCCTGCGTGCTCAGTACAAGGCGCTCAAGGACAAGGTGAGCGACAAGCAGGCCCTGCTTGACCAGGAGCGCCTCATCCAAAGTCTGCAAGACCACCGCGCCGCGCTGCACCCCGGCGAAGCCTGCCCTCTGTGCGGTTCTCAGGATCACCCGGCCATCACCGAATATGCAGCGCTGGATGTATCGGCCACTGCCGCTGCGCTGCAGCAAGCACAGAGCGCGCTGGAATCGCTGCAACGCCAGGGCGAGCAGCTGAACACCGCGCTGGCCACTGCCCAGGGCCAGCAGCAACAGCAGCAGGAGCAGCACCAGACCATTGCCCAGCAAATTGAAAAATGGCTGGCACGCTGGGCTGAATTGCGCGCACAGAGCATGGTGCCACCGGATGAGGCGGCATGGCAGCAGCCCGATGCACTGCGCACCGCTTGCGCTGAAGCCATGCAGCAGATTGCGCAGCTGCAGCAGAACCTGGCCGATGCCGAAACTGCCGAACGCCAGCTGCAACAGGCCAAGGACGCCTGCCAGGCGGCCCTGCAACACCAGCAACAGATCGAGCATGCACAGGCCAGCACCCGGCAGGCTCTCCAGAGCAATCTGAGCCAGCAGGAGCAGACCGCTCAGGCACTGCAAGCCCTGGAGCAGCAGACCGGCGACCTGCAGACCCGCTTGCAGCATACCCTGCAGAAGGCAGGCCATGCATTGCCCGAAGGCCCGGACACGGCAGACTGGCTGGCTGCGCGCCAGCAGGAATGGCAGCAATGGCAGCGCCAGCAGCAGTCCATGCAGACGCTGGCCCAGCAGATTGACCTGCTGCAACGCCAGGTCGCGCAGGCCGCAGAGGATGCCGAGCACTGGCAGCAGCGCAGCCAGGCCCTGCCCGACATGTCCGCCGACGCCACCGCCTATACAGTGCCAGCCGCAGCCACGCTGCAAGACTGCAAAACCCTGCTCGAGCAGACTGCGCAGCAGCTGGCCACGCTGCAAGGTCAGGCAAGCCAGGCACAAGCCACGCTCGAGCAGCTGCAGCAATCGACGCGGCAGGCCCAGGCCGAATGGCAGCAGGCGCTGCAGGCCAGCCCGTTCTCCGACGAAGCGCAGTACAGCTCGGCCCTGCTGTCCGATGCCGAACAGCAAGGTCTGCAGGCAATGAGCAACCAGCTTCAGGGCGCGGCACAACGCGCGGCCACCTTGCAGGCCGACGCCAGCCAGCGCCTGGCCGAGCTGCAGGCCCAGGCGCTCAGCGCCGAAACGCCCGAGAGCATCAGCGACCAGATCACGCAACTGGAGACCGAACGCACCCAGCAGGCCGAGCAACTGGGCGCGCACCGTGCCCGCCTGGCGGACGACGACCAGCGCCGCGCGGGCCAGCAAGCCCTGCTGGCCCGGATTGCCGAGCAGGAACAGGACAGCGATCTATGGCAGCACCTGGACAGCCTGATAGGCTCCGCCAGGGGCGACAAGTTCCGCAAGTTCGCACAGGGGCTGACGCTGGACCATCTGCTGCATCTGGCCAACCGGCACCTTGAGCGCCTGCACGGTCGCTATCTGCTGCGGCGCAAGCCCACGGGCGAGCTGGAACTGGACATCGTGGACGGCTGGCAGGGCGATGTGGCGCGCGACACCCGCACGCTCTCCGGCGGCGAGGCCTTTCTCGTCAGCCTGGCACTGGCACTGGCACTGTCCGATCTGGTCAGCAGCAAGACCTCGATTGACTCGCTATTCCTGGACGAAGGCTTCGGCACGCTGGACGGCGATACGCTGGAGATCGCCCTGGCCGCGCTCGATGCACTCAACGCCAGTGGCAAGATGATTGGCGTCATCAGCCATGTGGAAGCCCTCAAGGAGCGTATTCCGGCGCAGATCCGCGTGGAAAAAGCGGCTGGAATCGGCTACTCCAGACTGGTGATCTGA
- a CDS encoding TRAP transporter substrate-binding protein, giving the protein MTQETQKTGRRNLLKGAAVAASAMSVPMISTAQTTSWRFQSTWPAKDIFHEFAQDFAKKVNDMTGNRLKIEVLPAGSVVPAFQLLDAVSKGTLDGGHGVIAYWYGKSQAVALWGSGPAFGMDANMVLAWHNYGGGKELLDEIYGGLKMDVVSKLYGPMPTQPLGWFKKPVAKVEDLKGLKFRTVGLAVDVFTEMGLAVNPLPAGEIVPALDRGLLDAAEFNNASSDRVLGFPDVTKNCMLQSFHQSSEQFEVLFNKTKFNALPAEIKSIIEYATQAASADMSWKATDRYAKDYAEMQSKQGVKFYKTPDTILRAQLAAWDKVTSKKAAENPMFKRVMDSMRTFAQRSGRWQNDTDLDFKMAWNHYFAQKRS; this is encoded by the coding sequence ATGACACAGGAGACCCAGAAAACCGGCCGCCGCAACCTACTCAAAGGTGCCGCAGTGGCTGCTTCCGCCATGTCCGTGCCCATGATAAGCACGGCCCAGACCACGTCCTGGCGCTTTCAGAGCACCTGGCCAGCCAAGGACATTTTTCACGAGTTTGCCCAGGACTTCGCGAAGAAAGTCAACGACATGACTGGCAACCGCCTCAAGATCGAGGTGCTGCCTGCCGGCTCCGTGGTGCCTGCATTCCAGTTGCTGGATGCCGTATCCAAAGGCACGCTGGATGGCGGGCACGGCGTGATTGCGTACTGGTATGGCAAAAGCCAGGCCGTAGCGCTGTGGGGGTCCGGACCGGCCTTTGGCATGGATGCCAATATGGTGCTGGCCTGGCACAACTATGGCGGAGGCAAGGAGTTGCTGGACGAGATCTACGGCGGCCTGAAAATGGACGTGGTCTCCAAACTCTACGGCCCCATGCCGACCCAGCCGCTGGGCTGGTTCAAGAAACCCGTGGCCAAGGTGGAGGACCTGAAGGGACTGAAATTTCGCACCGTCGGCCTTGCCGTGGATGTTTTTACGGAAATGGGTCTGGCAGTGAACCCGCTGCCTGCCGGTGAGATCGTTCCAGCCCTGGATCGCGGCCTGCTGGATGCCGCCGAGTTCAACAATGCATCCAGCGACCGCGTGCTGGGCTTTCCGGATGTGACCAAGAACTGCATGCTGCAAAGCTTTCACCAATCGAGTGAGCAGTTTGAGGTGCTGTTCAACAAGACCAAGTTCAACGCACTGCCGGCCGAGATCAAGTCCATCATCGAGTACGCCACCCAGGCCGCCAGCGCCGACATGAGCTGGAAGGCCACCGACCGCTATGCCAAGGACTATGCAGAGATGCAGTCCAAGCAGGGCGTGAAGTTCTACAAGACACCCGACACCATCCTGCGCGCCCAACTGGCCGCCTGGGACAAGGTGACATCCAAGAAGGCCGCCGAGAACCCCATGTTCAAGCGGGTGATGGACTCCATGCGCACGTTTGCCCAGCGCAGTGGGCGCTGGCAAAACGATACCGACCTCGACTTCAAGATGGCCTGGAACCACTACTTCGCGCAAAAGCGCAGTTGA
- a CDS encoding intradiol ring-cleavage dioxygenase, with product MSGGTAAITAAVRSVNPFAGAGLAGGCRLTCEATIGPCHTLSPQRTDISDGWNGLPLHMQIRVVNERCEPVAGTIVEIWHTNHTGGYSGQIHRMCNNDAADVNKQFFRGYQRSDGNGVARFDSCYPGWYRGRAVHVHFRILQGSYDPADSAASWLTSQLLFSDALNSEIFSQAQLYKDKGQPDTRLDVDNVVGQEPDKTAYVFDVQNLGGVMLASKTVVVRSDSADKLCQVKGSMPPGGPGGPGGPGRPGGMRPPRPGMMPPPPPGT from the coding sequence TTGAGCGGTGGTACGGCCGCCATTACAGCGGCTGTGCGCAGCGTCAACCCGTTTGCCGGTGCCGGGCTGGCGGGCGGTTGCCGCCTGACCTGCGAGGCCACCATAGGCCCCTGCCACACGCTGTCGCCGCAGCGAACGGATATCAGCGATGGCTGGAATGGCCTGCCGCTGCATATGCAGATTCGCGTGGTCAACGAGCGCTGCGAGCCGGTGGCGGGAACGATTGTGGAGATCTGGCATACCAATCACACGGGCGGTTACTCGGGCCAGATTCACCGCATGTGCAACAACGATGCCGCCGATGTGAACAAGCAGTTCTTTCGCGGCTATCAGCGCTCCGACGGCAATGGCGTGGCGCGCTTCGACAGCTGCTACCCCGGCTGGTATCGGGGCCGTGCCGTGCATGTGCACTTCCGCATTCTGCAAGGCAGCTACGATCCGGCGGACAGCGCTGCATCGTGGTTGACCAGCCAGCTGTTGTTCAGCGATGCGCTCAACAGCGAAATCTTTTCGCAGGCGCAGCTTTACAAGGACAAGGGCCAGCCCGATACCCGCCTGGATGTGGACAACGTGGTCGGGCAGGAGCCGGACAAGACGGCTTATGTCTTCGATGTGCAGAATCTGGGCGGGGTGATGCTGGCATCGAAGACCGTGGTGGTGCGCAGCGACAGCGCCGACAAGCTCTGCCAGGTCAAGGGCTCCATGCCGCCGGGCGGCCCAGGTGGGCCAGGTGGTCCGGGGCGGCCCGGCGGCATGCGGCCGCCGCGCCCGGGCATGATGCCGCCACCTCCACCCGGCACCTGA